In the genome of Vespa crabro chromosome 17, iyVesCrab1.2, whole genome shotgun sequence, one region contains:
- the LOC124430168 gene encoding protein cueball isoform X3, with translation MKRNDLERLRQIRRATREGVCVRLLLRVYVCIYEYIAVVIGDKIEFFTQNQTLTVTVDGAVSLTGIAYDDQTRKLYLSDSHSNISIFSNDLAEKNFSSKPLLKAKQDETNIVATAFDTNSRTLFWIDALKRMIMKMHIPMDGPPEEPVILHNLTEIPRGIALDTCNSHIYWSNSNRKNSTIERSNMDGTNRTIIIRGDLYVPTGLAIDYEEGKLYWTDDEEGIHVKIERSNLDGTEREKILKNRNQQPVYIAVDKDFIYWSDWVHKAIWMMAKNSTDHESPVKFKSYRKLNKDSDPNAIITRDNVGTIDCSAISKRRLEKEKLAEKKQKSSLLESYNNLTTNTKDVKTENSQLCLNGGSFDRIESSCRCKFGCAENNYTSEKMLTLNENCESKTLLFVLIALIIVLIILILVMSFYLHKLRRRPRIKKRFVVSKGGITPLTSRPQLTDNQCEITIENCCNMNICETPCFEPKLRTPVTKNNKTKKDEKNSLLDNMEGNSC, from the exons ATGAAAAGGAATGATCTCGAACGATTACGACAAATACGAAGAGCGACACGGGAAGGTGTGTGCGTGCGTCTGCTgctgcgtgtgtatgtgtgtatatatgagt ATATCGCCGTTGTGATCGGCGACAAGATAGAATTTTTCACACAAAATCAAACTCTTACGGTAACAGTCGATGGAGCCGTTTCATTAACTGGAATAGCTTACGATGATCAAACAAGAAAATTGTATCTTAGTGACTCTCATAGCAACATATCGATTTTTAGTAACGACTTAGCGGAAAAGAATTTTAGTTCGAAACCACTGTTAAAGG cAAAGCAGGATGAGACGAACATCGTGGCGACAGCCTTTGATACAAACTCTCGTACGCTTTTCTGGATCGACGCCTTGAAGAGAATGATCATGAAGATGCACATACCGATGGACGGTCCTCCGGAAGAACCCGTTATTCTGCATAATCTCACAGAAATACCACGTGGTATCGCACTAGACACGTGTAACAG TCATATCTACTGGAGCAACAGCAACCGCAAGAATTCCACCATTGAAAGATCCAACATGGATGGTACCAATCGAACGATCATAATCAGGGGAGATCTTTACGTACCAACAGGTCTAGCAATCGATTATGAAGAAGGTAAACTCTATTGGACTGACGATGAAGAAGGTATACATGTAAAGATTGAACGTAGCAATCTCGATGGTACTGAACGTGAAAAGATCTTGAAGAATAGAAATCAACAACCTGTTTATATCGCCGTCGATAAGGATTTTATCTACTGGTCAGATTGGGTACATAAAGCTATTTGGATGATGGCTAAAAATTCCACCGATCACGAATCACCGGTCAAATTTAAATCCTATCGCAAATTGAACAAAGATTCTGATCCTAACGCCATTATTACACGAGACAACGTTGGTACCATCGATTGTTCTGCTATATCCAAAagaagattagaaaaagagaaacttgctgaaaagaaacaaaaaagttcTCTTCTCGAATCTTACAATAACTTAACGACTAATACCAAAGATGTTAAAACGGAAAACTCTCAATTGTGTCTCAATGGTGGTTCCTTCGATCGTATCGAAAGTTCTTGTCGTTGTAAATTTGG atgtGCCGAAAACAACTATACCTCTGAAAAGATGCTAACCCTAAATGAAAATTGCGAATCGAagacattattattcgtactTATCGCTCTCATcattgtacttattatactGATCCTCGTGATGAGTTTCTACCTGCATAAATTACGTCGTCGACCACGAATCAAGAAGAGATTCGTAGTTAGTAAAGGTGGTATTACGCCATTAACATCCAGACCACAGCTAACGGATAATCAATGCGAAATAACTATAGAAAATTGCTGCAACATGAATATC
- the LOC124430168 gene encoding protein cueball isoform X1, which yields MKRNDLERLRQIRRATREGVCVRLLLRVYVCIYEYIAVVIGDKIEFFTQNQTLTVTVDGAVSLTGIAYDDQTRKLYLSDSHSNISIFSNDLAEKNFSSKPLLKAKQDETNIVATAFDTNSRTLFWIDALKRMIMKMHIPMDGPPEEPVILHNLTEIPRGIALDTCNSHIYWSNSNRKNSTIERSNMDGTNRTIIIRGDLYVPTGLAIDYEEGKLYWTDDEEGIHVKIERSNLDGTEREKILKNRNQQPVYIAVDKDFIYWSDWVHKAIWMMAKNSTDHESPVKFKSYRKLNKDSDPNAIITRDNVGTIDCSAISKRRLEKEKLAEKKQKSSLLESYNNLTTNTKDVKTENSQLCLNGGSFDRIESSCRCKFGYTGSICEISLCQNYCLQGDCIVNNFGKAECKCIGTFTGKRCERDICEGYCLHDGECLVQNNIPVCECKNSKGERCEILPDIPVLNVDKSSCGLICAENNYTSEKMLTLNENCESKTLLFVLIALIIVLIILILVMSFYLHKLRRRPRIKKRFVVSKGGITPLTSRPQLTDNQCEITIENCCNMNICETPCFEPKLRTPVTKNNKTKKDEKNSLLDNMEGNSC from the exons ATGAAAAGGAATGATCTCGAACGATTACGACAAATACGAAGAGCGACACGGGAAGGTGTGTGCGTGCGTCTGCTgctgcgtgtgtatgtgtgtatatatgagt ATATCGCCGTTGTGATCGGCGACAAGATAGAATTTTTCACACAAAATCAAACTCTTACGGTAACAGTCGATGGAGCCGTTTCATTAACTGGAATAGCTTACGATGATCAAACAAGAAAATTGTATCTTAGTGACTCTCATAGCAACATATCGATTTTTAGTAACGACTTAGCGGAAAAGAATTTTAGTTCGAAACCACTGTTAAAGG cAAAGCAGGATGAGACGAACATCGTGGCGACAGCCTTTGATACAAACTCTCGTACGCTTTTCTGGATCGACGCCTTGAAGAGAATGATCATGAAGATGCACATACCGATGGACGGTCCTCCGGAAGAACCCGTTATTCTGCATAATCTCACAGAAATACCACGTGGTATCGCACTAGACACGTGTAACAG TCATATCTACTGGAGCAACAGCAACCGCAAGAATTCCACCATTGAAAGATCCAACATGGATGGTACCAATCGAACGATCATAATCAGGGGAGATCTTTACGTACCAACAGGTCTAGCAATCGATTATGAAGAAGGTAAACTCTATTGGACTGACGATGAAGAAGGTATACATGTAAAGATTGAACGTAGCAATCTCGATGGTACTGAACGTGAAAAGATCTTGAAGAATAGAAATCAACAACCTGTTTATATCGCCGTCGATAAGGATTTTATCTACTGGTCAGATTGGGTACATAAAGCTATTTGGATGATGGCTAAAAATTCCACCGATCACGAATCACCGGTCAAATTTAAATCCTATCGCAAATTGAACAAAGATTCTGATCCTAACGCCATTATTACACGAGACAACGTTGGTACCATCGATTGTTCTGCTATATCCAAAagaagattagaaaaagagaaacttgctgaaaagaaacaaaaaagttcTCTTCTCGAATCTTACAATAACTTAACGACTAATACCAAAGATGTTAAAACGGAAAACTCTCAATTGTGTCTCAATGGTGGTTCCTTCGATCGTATCGAAAGTTCTTGTCGTTGTAAATTTGG ATATACGGGTTCCATATGCGAAATATCCCTCTGCCAGAATTATTGTCTTCAGGGTGATTGTATCGTTAACAATTTCGGTAAAGCAGAGTGTAAATGTATCGGCACGTTTACCGGTAAACGATGTGAAAGAGACATTTGCGAGGGTTATTGTCTTCACGATGGCGAATGTTTGGTCCAAAACAACATACCTGTCTGCGAATGTAAAAATTCAAAGGGCGAACGTTGCGAAATTCTTCCTGACATACCTGTGCTCAACGTTGACAAATCTTCCTGCGGTTTAAT atgtGCCGAAAACAACTATACCTCTGAAAAGATGCTAACCCTAAATGAAAATTGCGAATCGAagacattattattcgtactTATCGCTCTCATcattgtacttattatactGATCCTCGTGATGAGTTTCTACCTGCATAAATTACGTCGTCGACCACGAATCAAGAAGAGATTCGTAGTTAGTAAAGGTGGTATTACGCCATTAACATCCAGACCACAGCTAACGGATAATCAATGCGAAATAACTATAGAAAATTGCTGCAACATGAATATC